A DNA window from Procambarus clarkii isolate CNS0578487 chromosome 75, FALCON_Pclarkii_2.0, whole genome shotgun sequence contains the following coding sequences:
- the LOC123771625 gene encoding tubulin alpha-3 chain-like, with the protein MRECISIHVGQAGVQMGNSCWELYCLEHGIQPDGQMPSDKAAGGTDDSFNTFFSEIGSGKHVPRAVMVDLEPSVIDEIRAGKYRQLFHPEQLINGKEDAANNYARGRYTIGKEIVDMVLDRTRKLADNCTGLQGFLIFHSFGGGTGSGFTSLLMERLSVDYGKKSKLEFAIYPAPQVATAVVEPYNSILTTHTTLEHSDCAFMVDNEAIYDICHKNLDIERPTYSNLNRLIGQIVSSITASLRFDGALNVDLTEFQTNLVPYPRIHFPLVTYAPVISAEKANHEQLSVSEITNACFEPANQMVKCDPRHGKYMACCLLYRGDVVPKDVNAAIAVIKTKRTIQFVDWCPTGFKVGINYQPPTVVPGGDLAKVSRAVCMLSNTTAIAEAWARLNHKFDLMYAKRAFVHWYVGEGMEEGEFTEAREDLAALEKDYEEVGTDSTDVEAEEGNEY; encoded by the exons ATG CGTGAGTGCATCTCTATCCAcgtgggccaggctggggtgcaGATGGGCAACTCTTGCTGGGAACTGTACTGCTTGGAGCACGGCATCCAGCCTGACGGACAGATGCCCTCTGACAAGGCTGCTGGCGGTACAGACGACTCCTTCAATACCTTCTTCAGTGAAATAGGCTCTGGCAAACATGTGCCTAGGGCAGTAATGGTTGACCTCGAACCTTCGGTAATTG ATGAAATCCGGGCGGGCAAGTACCGGCAGCTGTTCCACCCAGAACAACTCATCAACGGGAAGGAGGACGCGGCTAACAACTATGCTCGTGGTCGCTACACCATCGGAAAGGAGATTGTCGACATGGTCCTCGACCGGACCAGGAAGCTGGCAGACAACTGCACGGGTCTACAAGGCTTCCTAATCTTCCACTCGTTTGGTGGTGGGACTGGGTCAGGCTTCACGTCTCTTCTGATGGAACGACTTTCTGTTGACTATGGGAAGAAGAGCAAGTTAGAATTTGCCATATACCCGGCTCCACAAGTTGCCACGGCGGTTGTTGAACCATACAACTCTATATTGACCACCCATACTACTCTGGAACACTCGGACTGTGCCTTCATGGTCGACAATGAAGCGATCTATGACATCTGTCACAAGAATCTTGACATCGAGCGACCAACCTATTCGAACTTGAACAGGTTAATAGGCCAAATAGTTTCGTCAATTACGGCTTCTCTCCGCTTTGATGGTGCTCTAAACGTTGATCTTACAGAGTTCCAGACTAACCTGGTCCCTTACCCAAGGATACACTTCCCCTTGGTAACCTATGCACCAGTCATTTCTGCAGAAAAGGCTAACCATGAACAGTTATCCGTATCGGAAATCACTAATGCTTGCTTTGAACCTGCAAACCAGATGGTAAAATGTGACCCTCGTCATGGTAAATACATGGCGTGTTGTCTGCTCTACCGCGGGGATGTAGTGCCCAAGGATGTTAATGCAGCAATTGCAGTTATAAAGACAAAGCGAACTATTCAGTTCGTAGATTGGTGCCCAACTGGCTTCAAGGTTGGCATAAACTACCAGCCGCCTACCGTAGTTCCTGGTGGGGACTTGGCGAAAGTTTCTCGTGCAGTTTGCATGCTGTCAAACACCACGGCGATTGCAGAGGCTTGGGCACGCCTAAACCACAAGTTTGACCTCATGTATGCCAAGAGGGCCTTTGTACACTGGTATGTTGGCGAGGGCATGGAAGAGGGCGAGTTTACTGAAGCACGTGAAGATCTTGCTGCTCTAGAGAAAGATTATGAAGAGGTCGGTACAGACTCcactgatgtagaggctgaagaaggAAATGAGTACTAG